Proteins encoded within one genomic window of Cucumis sativus cultivar 9930 chromosome 3, Cucumber_9930_V3, whole genome shotgun sequence:
- the LOC101218400 gene encoding pentatricopeptide repeat-containing protein At5g62370 isoform X1, whose amino-acid sequence MIRGRPSCKYYLSMNFRNLVTTCTVPLDPPTTSSFSSASEHKNLCFSLVEQLIRRGFFFQAQQVIQRIVTQSSSISEAISIVNFAAEWGLELDLATHGLLCRQLVFSKPQLSEFLYNRKFVVGGAEPDVLLLDSMVSCFCRLGKFEEALSHFNRLLSLNYVPSKVSFNAIFRELCAQGRVLEAFNYFVRVNGAGIYLGCWCFNVLMDGLCNQGFMGEALELFDIMQSTNGYPPTLHLFKTLFYGLCKSGWLVEAELLIREMEFRSLYPDKTMYTSLIHGYCRDRKMKMAMQALFRMVKIGCKPDTFTLNSLIHGFVKLGLVEKGWLVYKLMEDWGIQPDVVTFHIMIGKYCQEGKVDSALMILNSMVSSNLSPSVHCYTVLSSALYRNGRLEEVDGLFKGMLDNGIIPDHVLFLTLMKMYPKGHELQLALNILETIVKNGCGCDPSVILASAEWQTSSNLEQKFEIVLKEISISDLNLAGVAFSIVISALCETENFCYALDYLHNMVSLGCKPLLFTYNSLIRRLCKERLFEDAMSLIDHMKDYSLFPNTTTYLIIVNEYCRQGNVTAAYHILRKMRQVGLKPSVAIYDSIIRCLSREKRICEAEVVFKMMLEAGMDPDKKFYLTMIKGYSKNGRILEACELFEQMVENSIPPSSHIYTALIRGLGMKNMTDKGCLYLGKMSRNGFLPNVVLYSTLMNHYLRVGEV is encoded by the coding sequence ATGATACGGGGACGGCCGTCCTGTAAGTATTATCTTTCTATGAACTTCAGAAACTTGGTTACCACTTGTACTGTCCCACTTGATCCTCCAACTACTTCTAGTTTCTCTTCTGCAAGCGAACATAAAAATTTGTGCTTTTCCTTAGTGGAGCAGCTAATTCGTCGTGGCTTCTTTTTTCAGGCGCAACAAGTGATACAACGAATTGTAACAcaatcttcttcaatttctgAAGCTATTTCGATTGTTAATTTTGCTGCTGAATGGGGTTTGGAGCTTGATTTGGCTACCCATGGTTTGCTCTGCCGGCAACTTGTTTTCTCTAAACCCCAGTTGTCTGAATTTCTGTACAATAGGAAATTTGTAGTTGGAGGTGCTGAGCCAGATGTGTTACTTTTGGATTCTATGGTAAGCTGCTTTTGTAGGCTAGGAAAATTTGAGGAGGCACTGAGCCATTTTAATCGACTCCTTTCGTTGAATTATGTCCCGAGTAAAGTTTCATTTAATGCTATCTTTCGAGAGCTTTGTGCACAAGGAAGGGTTTTAGAGGCGTTTAACTATTTTGTGAGAGTCAATGGAGCTGGTATTTACTTGGGGTGTTGGTGTTTTAATGTCTTGATGGATGGGCTATGCAATCAGGGGTTTATGGGGGAAGCTCTTGAATTGTTTGATATAATGCAAAGCACGAATGGTTATCCTCCTACATTGCATTTGTTTAAGACATTGTTTTATGGCCTTTGTAAGAGTGGATGGTTAGTGGAGGCAGAGTTGTTGATCAGAGAAATGGAGTTCCGAAGTCTATATCCTGACAAGACGATGTATACTTCTTTAATTCATGGATATTGCAGAgataggaaaatgaaaatggcaATGCAAGCCTTGTTTAGAATGGTAAAAATAGGCTGTAAGCCGGATACTTTTACATTAAATTCATTGATCCATGGGTTTGTGAAACTGGGTCTAGTTGAGAAGGGTTGGTTAGTATATAAGCTTATGGAAGACTGGGGAATCCAACCTGATGTGGTAACTTTTCACATCATGATCGGTAAGTATTGTCAGGAAGGGAAGGTTGACTCTGCATTAATGATTTTGAATAGTATGGTCAGCTCCAACTTATCTCCTAGTGTTCATTGTTATACAGTTTTGAGTAGTGCACTTTACAGGAATGGTAGGTTAGAAGAAGTCGATGGATTGTTTAAAGGTATGTTGGACAATGGAATCATACCTGATCATGTGTTGTTTTTAACACTTATGAAGATGTATCCAAAGGGACATGAACTTCAGCTtgctttaaatattttagagacAATTGTAAAGAATGGGTGTGGGTGTGATCCTTCTGTAATCTTAGCCAGTGCAGAGTGGCAAACATCAAGCAATCTGGagcaaaaatttgaaatagttCTGAAAGAAATATCCATTAGCGACTTGAATCTAGCAGGTGTGGCATTTAGTATTGTGATTAGTGCTTTATGTGAGACagaaaatttttgttatgcttTGGATTACTTGCATAATATGGTAAGCCTAGGATGCAAGCCTCTGCTCTTTACTTACAATTCCTTGATTAGGCGTCTTTGCAAGGAGAGGCTTTTTGAGGATGCTATGTCTCTAATCGATCACATGAAGGACTACAGTTTGTTTCCGAATACCACAACATATCTGATTATCGTAAACGAATACTGTAGGCAGGGTAATGTTACAGCAGCATACCATATTCTAAGGAAAATGAGACAGGTGGGATTGAAACCAAGTGTTGCTATTTATGATTCAATAATCAGGTGTTTAAGTAGGGAAAAGAGAATTTGTGAAGCAGAAGTTGTTTTCAAGATGATGCTTGAGGCTGGTATGGATCCTGATAAGAAGTTCTATTTGACGATGATTAAAGGCTATAgtaaaaatggaaggattCTTGAAGCATGTGAATTGTTTGAGCAAATGGTTGAGAATTCTATTCCACCAAGCTCTCATATTTATACAGCGCTGATTCGTGGCTTGGGTATGAAAAATATGACTGATAAGGGATGTTTATATCTGGGCAAGATGTCAAGAAATGGGTTTTTACCTAATGTTGTATTGTATTCCACACTTATGAACCATTACCTAAGGGTAGGAGAGGTTTAA
- the LOC101218400 gene encoding pentatricopeptide repeat-containing protein At5g62370 isoform X2 codes for MVSCFCRLGKFEEALSHFNRLLSLNYVPSKVSFNAIFRELCAQGRVLEAFNYFVRVNGAGIYLGCWCFNVLMDGLCNQGFMGEALELFDIMQSTNGYPPTLHLFKTLFYGLCKSGWLVEAELLIREMEFRSLYPDKTMYTSLIHGYCRDRKMKMAMQALFRMVKIGCKPDTFTLNSLIHGFVKLGLVEKGWLVYKLMEDWGIQPDVVTFHIMIGKYCQEGKVDSALMILNSMVSSNLSPSVHCYTVLSSALYRNGRLEEVDGLFKGMLDNGIIPDHVLFLTLMKMYPKGHELQLALNILETIVKNGCGCDPSVILASAEWQTSSNLEQKFEIVLKEISISDLNLAGVAFSIVISALCETENFCYALDYLHNMVSLGCKPLLFTYNSLIRRLCKERLFEDAMSLIDHMKDYSLFPNTTTYLIIVNEYCRQGNVTAAYHILRKMRQVGLKPSVAIYDSIIRCLSREKRICEAEVVFKMMLEAGMDPDKKFYLTMIKGYSKNGRILEACELFEQMVENSIPPSSHIYTALIRGLGMKNMTDKGCLYLGKMSRNGFLPNVVLYSTLMNHYLRVGEV; via the coding sequence ATGGTAAGCTGCTTTTGTAGGCTAGGAAAATTTGAGGAGGCACTGAGCCATTTTAATCGACTCCTTTCGTTGAATTATGTCCCGAGTAAAGTTTCATTTAATGCTATCTTTCGAGAGCTTTGTGCACAAGGAAGGGTTTTAGAGGCGTTTAACTATTTTGTGAGAGTCAATGGAGCTGGTATTTACTTGGGGTGTTGGTGTTTTAATGTCTTGATGGATGGGCTATGCAATCAGGGGTTTATGGGGGAAGCTCTTGAATTGTTTGATATAATGCAAAGCACGAATGGTTATCCTCCTACATTGCATTTGTTTAAGACATTGTTTTATGGCCTTTGTAAGAGTGGATGGTTAGTGGAGGCAGAGTTGTTGATCAGAGAAATGGAGTTCCGAAGTCTATATCCTGACAAGACGATGTATACTTCTTTAATTCATGGATATTGCAGAgataggaaaatgaaaatggcaATGCAAGCCTTGTTTAGAATGGTAAAAATAGGCTGTAAGCCGGATACTTTTACATTAAATTCATTGATCCATGGGTTTGTGAAACTGGGTCTAGTTGAGAAGGGTTGGTTAGTATATAAGCTTATGGAAGACTGGGGAATCCAACCTGATGTGGTAACTTTTCACATCATGATCGGTAAGTATTGTCAGGAAGGGAAGGTTGACTCTGCATTAATGATTTTGAATAGTATGGTCAGCTCCAACTTATCTCCTAGTGTTCATTGTTATACAGTTTTGAGTAGTGCACTTTACAGGAATGGTAGGTTAGAAGAAGTCGATGGATTGTTTAAAGGTATGTTGGACAATGGAATCATACCTGATCATGTGTTGTTTTTAACACTTATGAAGATGTATCCAAAGGGACATGAACTTCAGCTtgctttaaatattttagagacAATTGTAAAGAATGGGTGTGGGTGTGATCCTTCTGTAATCTTAGCCAGTGCAGAGTGGCAAACATCAAGCAATCTGGagcaaaaatttgaaatagttCTGAAAGAAATATCCATTAGCGACTTGAATCTAGCAGGTGTGGCATTTAGTATTGTGATTAGTGCTTTATGTGAGACagaaaatttttgttatgcttTGGATTACTTGCATAATATGGTAAGCCTAGGATGCAAGCCTCTGCTCTTTACTTACAATTCCTTGATTAGGCGTCTTTGCAAGGAGAGGCTTTTTGAGGATGCTATGTCTCTAATCGATCACATGAAGGACTACAGTTTGTTTCCGAATACCACAACATATCTGATTATCGTAAACGAATACTGTAGGCAGGGTAATGTTACAGCAGCATACCATATTCTAAGGAAAATGAGACAGGTGGGATTGAAACCAAGTGTTGCTATTTATGATTCAATAATCAGGTGTTTAAGTAGGGAAAAGAGAATTTGTGAAGCAGAAGTTGTTTTCAAGATGATGCTTGAGGCTGGTATGGATCCTGATAAGAAGTTCTATTTGACGATGATTAAAGGCTATAgtaaaaatggaaggattCTTGAAGCATGTGAATTGTTTGAGCAAATGGTTGAGAATTCTATTCCACCAAGCTCTCATATTTATACAGCGCTGATTCGTGGCTTGGGTATGAAAAATATGACTGATAAGGGATGTTTATATCTGGGCAAGATGTCAAGAAATGGGTTTTTACCTAATGTTGTATTGTATTCCACACTTATGAACCATTACCTAAGGGTAGGAGAGGTTTAA
- the LOC101211449 gene encoding pectinesterase 2, which translates to MDTIQVLDFDYSNCCYFQIANLSPLLPLYYIIKHKRSILASSNIEMAGLSMGTSFGVFIFLHFFLLSSSSAFSKPASNGIDWWCKKTTYPETCKYFFNHGTKSPPKDMTDFKKMVIQFAMERALSAESHTKGVGSKCRNGKEKAAWADCLKLYQNTILQLNQTLDSSTKSTEFDIQTWLSTALTNLETCRTGFAELNVSDYILPLIMSDNVTELISNSLAINNASAGVGNGKETYKKGFPSWLSGGDRRLLQSSSTKVDLVVAQDGSGNYTTVGAALEEAAKRKTSGRFVIQVKRGVYRENLEIGSKMKNIMLIGDGMRFTFITGNRSVGGGSTTFNSATVAVTGEGFIARGITFRNTAGPENHQAVALRSGADLSVFYRCAFEGYQDTLYVHSQRQFYKECYIYGTVDFIFGNAAVVLQNCMIYARKPMNGQKNAVTAQGRTDPNQNTGISIHNSRVMATDDLKPVESTVKTYLGRPWKEYSRTVFMKTYIDSLVDPAGWLEWDGDFALNTLYYGEYNNIGPGSPISQRVKWKGYHVITNLTEASEFTVQNFIAGQSWLPDTEVPFTPGL; encoded by the exons ATGGATACAATACAAGTTTTGGACTTTGATTATTCAAACTGctgttattttcaaatagcCAACCTGTCTCCTCTTCTTCCCCTCTACTATATAATCAAACATAAGAGATCTATCTTAGCTTCATCAAACATAGAAATGGCTGGTCTTTCAATGGGGACAAGTTTTGGAGTCTTCATTTTCCTTCACTTCTTTCTactgtcttcttcttcagccTTTTCCAAGCCTGCCTCTAATGGCATTGATTGGTGGTGCAAAAAAACCACGTACCCTGAAACCTGCAAGTACTTTTTCAACCATGGCACCAAGTCTCCTCCCAAAGATATGACTGACTTCAAGAAAATGGTGATCCAATTCGCCATGGAAAGAGCTCTGAGTGCTGAGAGCCACACTAAAGGTGTCGGTTCCAAGTGTCGAAATGGGAAGGAAAAGGCTGCTTGGGCTGATTGCTTGAAGCTTTACCAAAATACCATCCTTCAGCTTAACCAAACCCTTGATTCCTCTACTAAAAGTACTGAGTTTGATATCCAAACCTGGCTCAGTACTGCCCTAACCAACCTTGAGACCTGTCGCACCGGGTTTGCTGAGCTTAATGTTTCGGACTATATATTGCCACTGATCATGTCAGACAATGTCACTGAGTTAATAAGCAACAGTTTGGCTATTAATAATGCTTCAGCTGGGGTGGGGAATGGGAAGGAGACGTACAAAAAAGGATTTCCAAGTTGGCTTTCGGGTGGTGATAGGAGGTTACTGCAGTCATCTTCAACAAAGGTGGACCTTGTGGTGGCTCAGGATGGATCCGGTAACTATACGACGGTAGGAGCTGCTCTTGAGGAAGCTGCAAAAAGGAAGACAAGTGGAAGATTTGTTATACAAGTAAAGAGAGGGGTTTACAGAGAAAATCTCGAGATAGGAAGTAAGATGAAGAATATAATGCTCATTGGAGATGGAATGAGATTTACCTTCATTACCGGCAATAGAAGTGTAGGAGGAGGCTCCACCACTTTCAATTCTGCTACTGTTG CGGTGACTGGTGAAGGATTTATAGCTCGCGGCATCACATTCCGGAATACCGCTGGTCCTGAGAACCATCAAGCAGTTGCACTCCGATCTGGCGCAGATCTTTCTGTTTTCTACCGTTGTGCCTTTGAAGGGTATCAAGACACCCTTTATGTCCATTCACAAAGACAATTCTATAAGGAGTGTTATATTTACGGCACTgtagattttatatttggcaATGCTGCAGTTGTTCTACAGAATTGCATGATTTATGCAAGGAAGCCAATGAATGGTCAGAAGAACGCAGTCACTGCTCAAGGACGGACAGATCCAAATCAAAATACTGGCATTTCAATCCACAATTCACGAGTCATGGCCACAGATGACCTAAAACCAGTGGAGAGCACAGTGAAAACCTACTTAGGAAGGCCGTGGAAGGAGTACTCTCGAACAGTTTTCATGAAAACTTACATTGATAGTTTGGTTGATCCAGCAGGTTGGTTGGAGTGGGATGGTGACTTTGCGTTGAATACGTTATATTATGGAGAATATAACAACATTGGTCCTGGGTCACCAATTAGCCAGCGAGTGAAGTGGAAAGGTTACCATGTTATAACCAATTTAACAGAGGCATCAGAGTTCACCGTCCAAAATTTCATTGCAGGACAGTCGTGGTTGCCAGACACAGAGGTCCCATTCACTCCTGGACTctag
- the LOC101211693 gene encoding uncharacterized protein LOC101211693 translates to MSQRKSAAGRPSGTDGSDFSYRMVVDSRYQKVAKGKSRFHSLILAQVVIQLCGVAYLFLLTSKKETPDKLAISSAITGFFSLFIGELGQRHSRTSFLKVYAIASSLSLLLLLVDVSQGNYTFESIGDLSNWQAKQLELFEMIRISLGALLQIFAISTVISLVSNMSPPKRAS, encoded by the exons ATGAGTCAGAGAAAATCCGCAGCCGGAAGGCCGTCTGGAACTGATGGCTCTGATTTTTCCTATCGTATGGTCGTCGATTCTC GGTATCAAAAGGTTGCCAAAGGGAAATCTCGTTTCCATTCTCTGATTTTAGCTCAG GTTGTTATTCAGTTATGTGGAGTGGCATACTTGTTTCTATTGACATCAAAAAAAGAGACCCCCGATAAACTTGCTATCTCATCTGCCATCACTggtttcttttcattgttCATTGGAGAATTAG GCCAAAGGCATAGCCGCACAAGTTTTTTGAAAGTATATGCGATTGCGTCATCTCTTTCACTTCTACTACTTCTTGTTGATGTCTCTCAGGGTAATTATACATTTGAG AGTATTGGGGATCTAAGTAATTGGCAAGCAAAGCAACTCGAACTTTTCGAGATGATCCGCATTTCTCTTG GGGCTCTGCTTCAAATATTTGCAATCAGCACAGTGATTTCCCTCGTCAGTAACATGTCTCCTCCAAAACGTGCGTCTTAA
- the LOC101218163 gene encoding 21 kDa protein, translating into MGISNSKKSLILFQLILQLTLIHSAITPQSSTEFIKSSCSSTTYPRLCFSSLSVHANAIQTSPRLLATAALSVSLSSVKSTATQILKLSHSHGLPSRDVSALDDCLEELSDSVDSLAASISEMPKLRGTNFDLAMSNVQTWVSAALTDETTCSEGFQGKTVNGGVKGAVRTKIVNIAQLTSNALSLINRIGDLH; encoded by the coding sequence atgGGTATCTCAAACTCCAAGAAAAGTTTGAttcttttccaattaattctccaattaacaCTGATTCATTCAGCCATAACTCCACAAAGCAGCACAGAGTTCATAAAAAGCTCTTGCAGTTCCACCACTTACCCTCGTCTCtgtttttcatctctttcagTCCATGCCAATGCCATCCAAACAAGTCCCCGCCTTTTGGCCACCGCCGCCCTCTCCGTTTCCCTCTCCTCCGTCAAGTCCACCGCCACTCAAATCCTCAAGCTTTCTCACTCCCATGGCCTCCCCTCCAGAGATGTCTCTGCTCTTGACGACTGCTTGGAAGAACTGAGTGACTCTGTCGACTCCCTCGCTGCTTCCATTTCCGAGATGCCGAAGCTCCGTGGCACCAATTTCGACCTCGCAATGAGTAATGTTCAGACATGGGTTAGCGCCGCTCTGACGGATGAAACCACATGTAGCGAAGGGTTTCAGGGGAAGACGGTGAACGGAGGCGTTAAGGGTGCGGTTAGGACTAAGATTGTCAACATTGCGCAATTGACTAGTAACGCTCTGTCTTTGATTAATCGAATTGGTGATCTGCATTAG